A segment of the Gossypium hirsutum isolate 1008001.06 chromosome D10, Gossypium_hirsutum_v2.1, whole genome shotgun sequence genome:
gttgagtgaccgaatttaaatttatcaattctACATCTAAAGTTAGTTAAGAACTTAACAGCACAATGACCAACATATAacttttcaaatagttcaatgaacAATTTGTAACTTGctgaaattgagtgaccaaagtATTAACTTACTAATAGTTGAATGACATTTACGTGTACTTTATCCATCAAATTATAATAAGTAAAAGTACTGCGGAGGCCTTTACACTAAGCCTTGCATTTTGCTCCCTCtattaaaaaataggtaaattaacctttatacattaaatcaaagagcaaattgacatttttattaaaagttccatccatttttactgttaaaatttGATCATTGTACATAAGCATGAGACATACTAGCATGCCATGTATCACTGTTTTTTGTTCCGTCAGCCATGCCAGTTTTTAACATaacaaatgaatgaaaaatttaatagaaAGGACCAATCCATTTTTAGTAGAAAGGGCAATTGTAATTTTTCTCTTAATACAAGGGTCTCCAATGCAATTTTACCAATGATAATCTattaattaattatcttttaataaaatcaaatacatGCCCATGGGCATGGCAGCCCCACTCAACCCAACTGCCCATTGATTATTGCCAGCTTTTCTTTCATCATGATGAGTCACGGTCTCTCCCGTCAATGGCTCCATTGCTTCATGTTGTTTTTGCCTTTTTGCCATTGTTAAGTAagtaaaagaaaacataaataaaaagcctTTCACTTCAACACTTCAGTCTTTGGGCAATTTACAACCTTTGATTCAGTGTTTGAATTAAGCTTTGGCCCAAACAACAAGTGAAGAAGAAGATGGTCGTGAACAAGAACAGGAAGTTTGTCAGATTAAGACAAGAGTTTTCAGTTGTTGTTGTGGTGTTGCTGCTGTTTTTCTTATGTCAAAGTTCTGGTTGCTGGTCCTTGAATGAAGAAGGTAactgttcttcttcttcttcttcttcttcttttttgcctTTTTAAGCTTTGGGTTTTGTTTGTTTCTTGCGAAAATATGTTTCTTGAATGAATGCAGGGTTGGCTTTGTTGGGATTAAGAGAGAAAGTGGTGAATGATCCATTTGGTGCTTTATCTGGTTGGAAGAAAGTAGATGGAAAATTTGACCATTGTTCCTGGTTTGGTATCCAATGCTCTAATGGCAAAGTTATTGTCGtgtaagtttttttttcccttttctgttTGGTTACCAAGAAAAGAAcggaaaaattttgatttatgggATTAAAAAAAATGCAGGAACTTGAAAGATTTTTGTCTTGAAGGAACATTGGGACCTGAGCTTGGAAATCTAGCTCATATTAAGTCTATGTAAGTGCCTATAAGGTAAAAATGCCATGAAGGCCACTCCACTAAAAGaaataggcaaattagtccctctacattagattaaagagtaaattagttctttctttaaaaattcattcatttctagTGTTAAAAACTGGCAAGGCTTATAAAATAACCAAATAGTGGCATGTGGTTTACCTGTGTGTATCTTGCTGATGCATAGGGAccagtttttaataatagaaatagataaaagttTAAACTGAAGGACCAATTtatctttaatctaatgtatagggattaatttgtccattttttgtgTTAAGGGGCAAATTGCAATCCACCTCCTAGTAGAAggacctccatgatacttttaccgtgCCTATAATCAAAACCTAGGTCCTTACTTTCTTCAAATTCATCACTTTTGATGCCATTTTTTTCCCTAGAAATTTAAGGAACAACTCTTTTACTGGGAAAATCCCTGAAGAAATTGGTGAATTGAAGGAATTAGAGGTGTTGGACTTGAGATGTAATAACTTCAGTAGATTAATTCCCCCTCAACTTGGTACCAGTTTGTCACGAACAACACTGTAAGTGTATAGTGTCGAATAATTCGATTTTTCTAAGCAAGACTCTGTTTTAAGAACTCACTTTCTGCATAATTTTGCAGGCTACTGGACAATAATGAGCTGCTGAATCAACCTTCTGAGGCGGCTAAATCGTCTTGCAAGCGAAGATTCAATACATGGTATGCCTGTTTATTTGAGAATCAAGCTTAGTTGCATCATGTTGTTCATCGTTCGTGTCGTGTTCAACTCGTGTTCTCTCTGTTGCATCATCTTATCTTGCAAGCAAAGATTTGACTCATGCACTCGTGTCGTGTTGGATGCAATTGTGGTGAAAAGTTTCTTTCTAGTATAATTTGTTATGGGAAGTTTCTTTGTTGTTATGTGTTGTTATTGTTTAGTTGCATCATATTGTTCATGTTATGTTCGTGGCACGTTAACTTATGTACTCTGTGTTGCATCATCTTGTCTCGCAAGGCAAAGATTCGACTCATGTACTAATGTCGTGCTCGTTTTGGATGCAATTGTCATGGGAAGTTgctttgttgttattgtttagttGCATCATATTGTTCATTGTTCGTGTTATGCTAGGAACCTAAGGCAACCTGAAGATGCAGCTCAAAGGAGACTACTGGAGGAGAAAAGGCCTACAACTCCTTCAAAGTCGCAAAAACCACCCCATTTTTTGGGTCCTGCACATGCTATACATGCTCCGGAAAACCCACGGTCCCCTGTTCCATCTCCTCCATCAGGACACAAAGTACAACTTAATGCTTCTGCTCTGTCCCCTTCTCCATCGAAAGACAAAGCACGACCTAATCTTTCTACTCCGATCCCTTCATCAAAAAACAAAGTACGACTCAATGCTTCTTTTCTGTCCCCTTCTCCATCAAAACACAAAGGACAATCCAATGCTTCTACTTCACGTCCTCGTTCGAGTTCACATAGTCAACGTGCAATACTAGCCGGAGCCATAGGGGGTACTGTATGTCTTCTAATATTAATAGCCATTACCTATCCCTTTAAAACGTATAAAGTATCCACCGTGAAGCCATGGAGAACGGGGTTAAGCGGACAACTTCAGAAAGCATTTGTGACCGGTAATTATTCTTCTTGTCCTCCATTGCGAAACTAAACGTCCTCGACTGAACTTCAAAACGTTCTAATTGATTTAGGTGTACCAAAGCTGAAAAGATCAGAGCTGGAAGCAGCCTGTGAGGATTTCAGCAATGTAATTGGTTCATCAACGATCGGTACCGTTTACAAAGGGACATTGTCTAACGCGGTTGAAATAGCAGTGGTCTCTCTCCCGGTGAAATCCGCGAAAGATTGGTCAAAGAACTTAGAAACACAATTCCGGAACAAGGTAAGATACACTCACTTGATGTGTTCTTCGTGGTTCGGTTTTTAACTATGTTCTTTGGTTTAATGGTTTTAGATCGAGACATTATCAAAAGTGAACCACAAAAACTTTGTCAACCTTCTCGGATACTCCGAGGAGACCAAGCCGTTTACTAGGATGATGGTTTTCGAATATGCTCCTAATGGTACTCTCTTTGAGCATTTACACAGTAAGTACATTAGCTATCCTTTTTCCATTTTCGTCCCGATAGCTTCCTATATGTTAATCCATACATATGTTTTCGAGTAAACTTGTCAACTGGGTAAGTTGGATTGGTTTCGGATCATATCTAAAGTGAGTTACtttgagttttaaaatttggCATAATTACAAATTTAGCCCCTGATGTCTATCTTTTATGTCATTTTTACCTATTTTACCTGATGtctatcttttaaattttaattaaaatgctgTTTTTCGCACTAAAATTTTAATGACGATAACATGGCTGCCTGCGTGGTAGTTTATGTCAGAAACTTTTTATGAActatttttgaaactttttaataaattctattttttaaaaaaaatattatgaagtACATGTGAATTGCCATGTGAGATATCACATTagtattgttaaaaattttacagTTCTGCCAGCTTTTctgtaaaaagaaaaattactaaattttaaaagtttgagtgcccaagtgaaaaaaagaaaagaaattagggCTAAAGTTACAAAAAGTGTAAATCTTATGATCTAAATTTGGCATTATGCCTAAAATTTGtaccattccgattagggtcgaTTTTGGATTTGAGTCATTTCAGGTTTGGGTGTTCTTTTATTCGAGTTTTTCAAGTCAGACCATTTAGGGTTCAAGTCACAAGTTCAGGTTATTTCAGCTTTCTTGTTCAAATCATTTTGGGTTAGGGTTATTGAATTTTTATGACCATATCATGTTGGGTTGAGTTTAGAGTCCAGGTCATAAGGATTTCAGGCTCAAGTTTTGGGGCCAGTTCATTACAAGTTTGCATCATTTGAAGTTATAGTCACTTCACGTTGGGTCATTTTGGATTTGGtgtttggtcatttttagtttgGATTAGTTTAGATTCAAGTCAAATTGAGTTCAAGTCAAACAAGTTAAGATCGCTAACCTTTATGATTAAATCGAGTTAAATCGAATTTGAATGTTAATGACATGCATCTTTTCTCAATTGACATTGCAGTTAAAGAGTCCGAGCACTTAGACTGGTCCATGAGGCTTAGAATCATAATGGGGATAGCTTACTGCCTTGACCACATGCACCACCTCAACCCGCCCATATCCCACAGAAACCTC
Coding sequences within it:
- the LOC107931839 gene encoding inactive receptor-like serine/threonine-protein kinase At2g40270 isoform X2, whose translation is MVVNKNRKFVRLRQEFSVVVVVLLLFFLCQSSGCWSLNEEGLALLGLREKVVNDPFGALSGWKKVDGKFDHCSWFGIQCSNGKVIVVNLKDFCLEGTLGPELGNLAHIKSMLLDNNELLNQPSEAAKSSCKRRFNTWNLRQPEDAAQRRLLEEKRPTTPSKSQKPPHFLGPAHAIHAPENPRSPVPSPPSGHKVQLNASALSPSPSKDKARPNLSTPIPSSKNKVRLNASFLSPSPSKHKGQSNASTSRPRSSSHSQRAILAGAIGGTVCLLILIAITYPFKTYKVSTVKPWRTGLSGQLQKAFVTGVPKLKRSELEAACEDFSNVIGSSTIGTVYKGTLSNAVEIAVVSLPVKSAKDWSKNLETQFRNKIETLSKVNHKNFVNLLGYSEETKPFTRMMVFEYAPNGTLFEHLHIKESEHLDWSMRLRIIMGIAYCLDHMHHLNPPISHRNLSSSAINLTEDYAAKISDPSFSTEVPTTLQSNVYAFGVLLFETITGRIPYTVDNDSIDDQSSHYLSKDQPLVKMVDPILKSFDTKQVEAIGEVVNACVDPEPKRRPNMREVSARLREIIGISPDGAVPKLFPLRWAELEIV
- the LOC107931839 gene encoding inactive receptor-like serine/threonine-protein kinase At2g40270 isoform X1 — translated: MVVNKNRKFVRLRQEFSVVVVVLLLFFLCQSSGCWSLNEEGLALLGLREKVVNDPFGALSGWKKVDGKFDHCSWFGIQCSNGKVIVVNLKDFCLEGTLGPELGNLAHIKSINLRNNSFTGKIPEEIGELKELEVLDLRCNNFSRLIPPQLGTSLSRTTLLLDNNELLNQPSEAAKSSCKRRFNTWNLRQPEDAAQRRLLEEKRPTTPSKSQKPPHFLGPAHAIHAPENPRSPVPSPPSGHKVQLNASALSPSPSKDKARPNLSTPIPSSKNKVRLNASFLSPSPSKHKGQSNASTSRPRSSSHSQRAILAGAIGGTVCLLILIAITYPFKTYKVSTVKPWRTGLSGQLQKAFVTGVPKLKRSELEAACEDFSNVIGSSTIGTVYKGTLSNAVEIAVVSLPVKSAKDWSKNLETQFRNKIETLSKVNHKNFVNLLGYSEETKPFTRMMVFEYAPNGTLFEHLHIKESEHLDWSMRLRIIMGIAYCLDHMHHLNPPISHRNLSSSAINLTEDYAAKISDPSFSTEVPTTLQSNVYAFGVLLFETITGRIPYTVDNDSIDDQSSHYLSKDQPLVKMVDPILKSFDTKQVEAIGEVVNACVDPEPKRRPNMREVSARLREIIGISPDGAVPKLFPLRWAELEIV